A stretch of DNA from Gemmatimonadota bacterium:
GAATGCTCTGGGGCAAGTCAGTCCTGATGTGGACGAAGGACGCCGCCGCCGCACTCCGAATTCTCGAACACCTGAATCACAAGTACGCGCTCGACGGCCGGGACCCGAGTTCCTACGGCGGGATTCTTTGGTGTTTCGGGAAGTACGACCGTCCGTTCTACCGCCGGCCGATCTTCGGCACGGTTCGGTATATGAGCCTGACGGCAGCGGCCAAGAAATTCGATGTCCCGGCCTATGTGGCCCGGTTTGCGGCGCCCGGAGCCAAATAGCGGACGTTTCGGTTATATAGTCGGAACCCGCCGGAGCTACTGTGTTCCCGCCTCCAACCGCGGGACACAACGATGATCTGGCATTCGGGCATCTGGACAGTAACCCTGTGGACCGCTGGGCGGATCCCGTCGTTCGTGGCATTCGGCACCAAGCGGGTCGACGCCAGCCTCTTGGGCCGCCTCGTCCTGGATCGGTGGCGGGACATCCCGACTCGTTTTCCCGAGCTGATTGTGGATGAGTTCGCGATTCTGCCGGACCGGTTCCGGGCTCTCGTCCACATCTCGAGCCTTCGGCGCCTGGAGCGAGCGGTCCTCTGGTTCAAGGCCACGATCGGCCGGGAAGCGCGGGTCACGGCACTCCCGTGTCCCAATCACCTTTGGGAGACCGGCGCCGAGCTGCAACCGGTGGCGGCGGCCGAAGAACTGGCGAGTTGGCGGCGCCGGATTCGAACCGGACGGGCCCTCGGTTTGTCGGGTCGGCTCCCCGACGACGACGGATGGTACCCAAACGGGCGCCCCCCGGTAGATTTCCGCCGCCTCGCTGCAGAAGGCTCCCTCAAGGGGACCGAGCGGCAAAGGTGACGGCCCTATTGAACCTGATCGGCTAGCCGGCGGAACCGCCCCGGTCCGGAAACGGCACGTCCACCGCCATGCCGTCACGGGCAATACTCACGGTCGGGAAGATCGCTCGGGCCTCGTCGATCAACTCGGGCGCCTCCCGGCTGTACCGGGCGCTGATATGGGTCAGCACCAGACGTTTGACGCCGGCATCGCGCGCCAATTCGGCCGCCTCCCCCGCAGTACTGTGCCCGGTTTCAATGGCCCGTTGGCGCTCGTCCGACCCGAAGGTTGCCTCGTGAATCAATAGATCGGCGCCCCGAGCCGCCTGCCTAACGCCCTGGCAGGGCCGGGTGTCGCCCGAGTAAACCACCGTCCGGCCCGGCCGGGGCGGCCCGACAATGGCATCCGGCGGCACGACCCGGCCGTCCGGCAGGGTCACCGGCATCCCCCGGTGCAATTGCCCCCAGAGAGGGCCCTCGGAAACCCCTAACGACTTGGCCACCTCGGGATCGAATCGGCCCAGCCGGTCGCGCTCCACGAGCGCATAGCCCACGGTGTCGATCCGATGCTCGGTTTCGAACACGGCGATGTCGTATTCTTTCCGCTTCAGCCGGTCACCCGGCTTCACTTCGATGATGTCCACCGGGAACTTGGTCCGCTCGACCCCGACGGAGAGGGCGTGCGTAATGATTCGCTGGGCGTGCTTCGGCCCGTAGAGGGTGACGCCATCTTTCCGGTCGAGCAGCCCCATGGTACGGAACAGGCCGATGACGCCAAGGAGGTGGTCGGAGTGATAGTGGGAGAAGAAGATTTCGGAAAAGCTGAACCCGACGCCGTAGCGCATCATCTGGCGTTGGGTGCCCTCGCCGCAGTCGAACAGCATCATTTCGCCCTCGCGCATCAGCGCCAGGCCGGAGACGTTGCGTTCGACGGTTGGACAGGCCGCGCCGGTCCCAAGGAAAGTGACCCCAAGCATCGCGGCAAATTAACCTCGGCGGGCGCTAGATCAGAACATCGACCTGCTGGGCAATGGCGGTGGGGCCGTTCTCGTTGAGGTAGATCCCCGACCGGGACAGCGTCGCCACGGTCTGGTTGGACCCATCGGTGAACCGGTACGGCGTCGCCACCGACCCGGTAAAGATCGCCCCGACCCCCCGGTTCGTCAGGGTGTCGGCCGTCAGGCCGGTGGCGCCCTGGTCGACCAAGGCCAAACGGCTGAAGATGCTATCGCCCTCGTCGATGAAGCCATTCCCGTCCTCATCGTACCCGGCCAACTCAGCGAACCCGTTGCCGCTCTGTCCCACCAGTGCCGTGGCGGCATCGATCCGACCGTCGCCGATCCGGGCCACCAGCCGGTCGATCCGGTCGGCCAACTTCTCGTTGTTGCCCTCCCCCGGGCGGCCCTCGAAGTACCGCTTCAGGAGCTTGGCCAACTTCTCGAGATCGTGATCCCAGCTCGCCCCGCGGACAAACGAGTCCTCGGCGGGTCGAACGGCCACGGTGAGCCACTCCCGAACCAAGTGGGCGGCCTCGAACCGATGGGCGCTGCTGAGCTGAATGTTCGACGCGACGATCTGCATGCCACGGAGTATCGGCGTGGCACGCGGAGGCTTGAGGGAGGTTTAGAACGCCTTGATTTGGATGGTGATCTTCCCGGGGTGTTTCTTGAGCTCGTCCACCAGCTCCTTGACGGAGGTGGCCACTTTGGTCAACTCCGCGTAGAGTGCGGTATCGGTGACGAACTTGCCAAGGGTGCCCTGGCCCCGATTGATCTTCTGGAGCAGGCTGTCGAACCGGGCCGCCGTCACCGCAAATTCGTGGCTGGTTGACGACAGGTTGGTCATCAGGGTATCGGTCATTCGGAGCGTGGTCGGCAGACTGGCGGCGGCCAGGGTTGAGTCGAGATGGGCCGTCAGGGTTTGGAGCTGCCGCATCGTGGCCGCGAGATCGCCCACGGGGCCGGATTTGGTATTGGTATAGACCCCCATCATTCGCTGCATTGCCGACAGGGTCGCATTCAAGTTGTCGGCCAGCTTCTGGTTGGCGATCTCGCTGAAACCGGTCATCGCCTCTTTCGCCTTGTCGCCTAACTCGGTGCCGAGCTCCATCAAACCCTGACCGACCACACCCTGAATCGTGGCCCCTGGGGGCAACGGCTCACTCGAATTGCCGGGGTGAAAAAGGATCAGGGCATCGCCCATCAGGCCGGCCGATCCGAGTTTGGCGGAGGCGTCGATTTTCGGCTGGACGATCGGCTTGACGCTCAGCGTGACGACGACCTTGCCGACGCCTTCGAAGTCGATCCGGTCGACCGAGCCGAGATTGACCCCCGACACCCGCACTGCGGAGCCCCGCTTGAGGGTGCCGACGTCAGCGAAGGCGACCCGGACCTGACTGCCGGAGCTGGAGAAGCTCCGACCCTTGAGCCACGTGGTCCCGGCCATGAACAGGCCGATCCCACCGAGGACCAGCAACCCAACCGTTACTTCTTGTTTGTGATGAAGATCCATAGTCCGCTCAGGCTGCCTCGTCGGTCTCGAAATCTCGTTCCAGGAATGCCCGCACCTCGGCAATGTTCGACGCCTTGAATTCCTCAGGCGTTCCTTGCAACACAATCCGGCCCTCACTCAGCAGCGCCACCCGATCGGCCACCCGGAAGGCGCCTCGCACGTCGTGCGTCACCATCACGCTCGTGATCCCGAGTTCACCGGCTAGCCGCTTGACCAGGCGGTCGATGATGTCCGAGTTGACCGGATCGAGCCCGGAGGTCGGTTCGTCATACAACAGGTACTTGGGCTGGCCGGCAATCGCCCGGGCAATCCCAACCCGCTTCCGCATCCCGCCGGACAGCTGGGCCGGGAACTTTCCCTGCGTCTCCGGGGCCAGGTTGACCAGCCGCAAGCACTCCCCAACCCTGGCCCGGCAGAACATCTCGTCGCTGTAGTGCTTCTGATCGACGATGCCGAGCCGGATGTTTTCGTAGACATTCATCGAGTCGAAGAGGGCGCCGTTCTGAAACACATACCCGATCCTCATCCGAAGCTCGGCCAGGTCATCGCGCCGAAGCAGGGCCACGTTCTTGCCGTCGACCAGGATCTGCCCGGCGTCCGGGTGGATCAGGCCGTTGATGTGCTTGAGCAGCACACTCTTCCCGGTACCCGACGGCCCCATCAGCGCAACCGTCTCGCCGTCGGCGACCGTGAAGTCGACGCCGCCGAGCACCACCTGCTCGCCGAACCGTTTCTTGATGCCCCGGAGCTCGATCATTAGTTGAGAAGCAGGCGCGCCAACGTGGCGTTCAGTAACAGGATGACCACCGAACTGGCCACGACCGCGGCCGTGGTGGCCCGACCCACGCCTTCAGCCCCCTGCTTGGTGTTGAATCCGACGTAGCACGAGATCAAGCTGATGGCGCCACCGAAAAAGAAGGCCTTGATGACCGAGTAGTACCCGTCGAAGGTCCGGTAGAAATACTGGGCGCCGTAGGCGAAATCCTCGTCGGTAACCGGCAGCACCCGCTTGACCGCGTACCACGCCACCACCACCGCCACCACATCGGCGATGACCACCAGAATCGGGACCATCAGGAAGCCCGCCAGGACCCGCGGAATGATCAGGTGCGACGCCGGCGAGCGGCCCAGGCTTTCCAGGGCATCGATTTGCTCGGTAACCCGCATCGTGCCGAGCTCGGCGGCGTAGCGGGCTCCAATCCGGCCGGCCAAGACCAGGCCAACCAGGACCGGCCCCAATTCCAACACGATGTTGGTGACGATCAGGGTACCCAAGACGTAGAGCGGCAGGCTGGTTTGCCACTGATAGCCGGATTGGAACGCCGTCACGGCCCCGGCAAACCCGGCAACCACCAGCACGATCAGCAGGCTTCCGACCCCGATATTGGCGCACTCGGTAACCGTCCGGGGGATCCAGACCCGCCACTCCCGAAACCCCCGGACGATCTCGGCGCACATGGCGCTGAACCGCCCGAGATGTGCCAGACCGGTAAGGACGACCCGGCCAACCAGCCGGGGAACCCCAAGCACCGCTGTTGCCATGGCTATATCTTGCCCCCCCATGCCATCGAAGTCCACCCTAACCGCCTTTCGGCGCCGGATCGTGGCCTGGTTCCAGAAGCACGGCCGAGACCTGCCGTGGCGCCAGACGAGAGACCCCTATCGGGTTCTGGTGTCCGAAATCATGCTCCAGCAGACCCAGGTCAGCCGGGTCGAGGGCTTCTACCACCGCTTCCTGGCGGAATACCCCGACCTCGGCACGTTGGCCGCAGCCACTCCGAGTATGGTGAGGGAAAGTTGGGAGGGACTCGGCTACTACCGCCGCGCCACCAACCTGCACCGGCTGGCCCAAACGGTCGTTACCGAGCGGGACGGGACCATCCCGAGCAACGTCGACCAACTGCGCGCGCTTCCAGGGGTCGGCCGGTACACCGCCGGAGCGGTGGCGAGCTTTGCCTTCGAACAAGCCGAACCCGCCGTCGACACCAACGTGGCCCGGGTCCTCAAACGAGCCTTTCACCCCCGAGCCGGCGCCACAGCCCGAGACCAACAAAAACTGTGGAGCACGGCTGCCGCCCTGGTTCCCCGCGCCGGCGCGACCGCCTGGGCCTTCAATCAAGGCCTCATGGAGCTCGGCGCCCTAGTATGCACCGCCCGCCAAGCCCACTGCCCAATCTGCCCCGTCAAACCCCTCTGCTCCACCGGCCGCCGAGTGCCGAGCGTCACGGCCTCCCCATCGCCCCGGCGTAAAGCGCCAGCAGGCCAAGCAACCCGGAAATCATCCCGAACCGGGCCTGCTTCTTCCGGAGCGCGTCGAACAACGCGGGCTGGGCCACCGGATCGACTCTGACGAGCTTGCCGGCGCCCGGCACCAGCACCAACAGGGTGATCAGCGCGGCCAGGAGGCCGGTGCCTTGCATCGCCATCAGCCAGTGGCTTACCCCGGCCAGCGTCGGGCCGCCGTACATCATGAGCGACAGCACCAGCCCCGACACGACCGCCAGCAGCGCGCCCGGCAGCACCAACGCCTGATAGATGGCCGCCAGCATCCGCATGGCGGTGCCGAGATTCTCGCGGGGCTCCCGCTTCGAGGCCAAGCCCACGAACATGGCGGAGAACCCGCCGCCTAACCACATGGTAAAGCCGGCCAGGTGGGCCAAAATCCAGAGATGTCTCAAGGAATGATTCCGCTGAAGTCGGCCGCGTCGATCGGTTGCCGGCCCGCAATGCCGGCGTCGACCTCGTGCCAGTGAGTGATGTGTGCTTCGCTCAATTTCCAACACAAAAAGACCAACCGGTCGTCCCGGAGCGCATAGAAGTCGACCAGGCCGTCTTCGAACCCTTTGAACTGGCACCCGACGGCTTCGAGTTCGAGCAGACCAGCGTTGATCCGGGCCGCCGCGTCGGTGACCCGGCCGCGGCTTAGAAGCAGATCGTCCGTTTCGCCGGTGTCGGCGCGACTCGCGGCCGCCAACACTTCGTACCCGGCCACCGCCTCCCGCCATCCCTCGTACTCAACCTTGAGATCGGCCAGAATCTTCCGCAGAAACGGGAGGGTCCGTTCGGCTTCGTCGACGGAATAGATTTTCAATTCGGCCACCGTCATGCCTCCGGATCGGGGGGACCCACCCCCAATCATCGACCCGTCCAACCGGTCGGTCAAGCCGGGCGGCCCAGCGCGAGGCGGGCCACATCGTCTTTCCGGATCCGGCTGAGCCGGCGGTGAACCTCGGCCACCGAGAGTCCGGCCGCGAGCCGCGCGGCAATGACCGCTCCCATCGAGGTCCCGACCAACCGGGTCGGGATGATCCCATTTTG
This window harbors:
- a CDS encoding DUF2203 family protein translates to MTDRLDGSMIGGGSPRSGGMTVAELKIYSVDEAERTLPFLRKILADLKVEYEGWREAVAGYEVLAAASRADTGETDDLLLSRGRVTDAAARINAGLLELEAVGCQFKGFEDGLVDFYALRDDRLVFLCWKLSEAHITHWHEVDAGIAGRQPIDAADFSGIIP
- the rnz gene encoding ribonuclease Z, giving the protein MLGVTFLGTGAACPTVERNVSGLALMREGEMMLFDCGEGTQRQMMRYGVGFSFSEIFFSHYHSDHLLGVIGLFRTMGLLDRKDGVTLYGPKHAQRIITHALSVGVERTKFPVDIIEVKPGDRLKRKEYDIAVFETEHRIDTVGYALVERDRLGRFDPEVAKSLGVSEGPLWGQLHRGMPVTLPDGRVVPPDAIVGPPRPGRTVVYSGDTRPCQGVRQAARGADLLIHEATFGSDERQRAIETGHSTAGEAAELARDAGVKRLVLTHISARYSREAPELIDEARAIFPTVSIARDGMAVDVPFPDRGGSAG
- a CDS encoding MCE family protein: MDLHHKQEVTVGLLVLGGIGLFMAGTTWLKGRSFSSSGSQVRVAFADVGTLKRGSAVRVSGVNLGSVDRIDFEGVGKVVVTLSVKPIVQPKIDASAKLGSAGLMGDALILFHPGNSSEPLPPGATIQGVVGQGLMELGTELGDKAKEAMTGFSEIANQKLADNLNATLSAMQRMMGVYTNTKSGPVGDLAATMRQLQTLTAHLDSTLAAASLPTTLRMTDTLMTNLSSTSHEFAVTAARFDSLLQKINRGQGTLGKFVTDTALYAELTKVATSVKELVDELKKHPGKITIQIKAF
- a CDS encoding ATP-binding cassette domain-containing protein, with protein sequence MIELRGIKKRFGEQVVLGGVDFTVADGETVALMGPSGTGKSVLLKHINGLIHPDAGQILVDGKNVALLRRDDLAELRMRIGYVFQNGALFDSMNVYENIRLGIVDQKHYSDEMFCRARVGECLRLVNLAPETQGKFPAQLSGGMRKRVGIARAIAGQPKYLLYDEPTSGLDPVNSDIIDRLVKRLAGELGITSVMVTHDVRGAFRVADRVALLSEGRIVLQGTPEEFKASNIAEVRAFLERDFETDEAA
- a CDS encoding ABC transporter permease, whose amino-acid sequence is MGGQDIAMATAVLGVPRLVGRVVLTGLAHLGRFSAMCAEIVRGFREWRVWIPRTVTECANIGVGSLLIVLVVAGFAGAVTAFQSGYQWQTSLPLYVLGTLIVTNIVLELGPVLVGLVLAGRIGARYAAELGTMRVTEQIDALESLGRSPASHLIIPRVLAGFLMVPILVVIADVVAVVVAWYAVKRVLPVTDEDFAYGAQYFYRTFDGYYSVIKAFFFGGAISLISCYVGFNTKQGAEGVGRATTAAVVASSVVILLLNATLARLLLN
- a CDS encoding A/G-specific adenine glycosylase; the encoded protein is MVAWFQKHGRDLPWRQTRDPYRVLVSEIMLQQTQVSRVEGFYHRFLAEYPDLGTLAAATPSMVRESWEGLGYYRRATNLHRLAQTVVTERDGTIPSNVDQLRALPGVGRYTAGAVASFAFEQAEPAVDTNVARVLKRAFHPRAGATARDQQKLWSTAAALVPRAGATAWAFNQGLMELGALVCTARQAHCPICPVKPLCSTGRRVPSVTASPSPRRKAPAGQATRKSSRTGPASSGARRTTRAGPPDRL